A portion of the Cryptomeria japonica chromosome 5, Sugi_1.0, whole genome shotgun sequence genome contains these proteins:
- the LOC131045781 gene encoding zinc transporter 4, chloroplastic isoform X1: protein MSFEELSGSCTDGIVICLLYLKERAQSIAGVALETMGTSDCGVFKDEECRDKQAALYLKTIAIFVILVSGAFGVALPLCGRRLNFIRTSGNFFVIAKAFAAGVILATGFVHMLSDAEAALTDECLPDMPWSKFPFSGFIAMLATLCTLLADFLGTQYYERKHLKEQNGVITSGHIEEQQNWPELMPASSVEDGNEKTPDEEHGDRHMHIVGMRAHAASHSHSHPHGHHSCEDETHEHVHKQFGHTHTEHIVTEPSQNIRHIVVSQVLEMGIVSHSVIIGLSLGVSQSPCTVRPLMGALCFHQFFEGFALGGCVSQAGFKSLSATIMASFFAITTPVGIGIGIGISSIYNPNSPRALVVEGIFDSISAGILIYMALVDLIAADFLSKGMCCNPRLQVVSYIALIIGGLMMSSLAIWA, encoded by the exons ATGTCCTTTGAG GAGTTGTCAGGCAGCTGCACTGACGGGATAGTGATTTGCTTATTATATCTAAAAGAGAGGGCTCAGAGCATAGCAG GGGTAGCACTGGAAACAATGGGAACTTCTGACTGTGGAGTTTTCAAGGATGAGGAATGCCGAGACAAGCAGGCTGCCTTGTATTTAAAGACAATTGCCATTTTTGTGATTCTCGTATCAGGTGCTTTTGGAGTGGCATTGCCTCTTTGTGGAAGGAGATTGAACTTTATCAGGACAAGTGGAAACTTTTTTGTGATCGCTAAGGCCTTTGCTGCCGGAGTTATTCTAGCAACAGGTTTTGTTCATATGCTATCAGATGCTGAAGCAGCTCTTACTGATGAGTGTTTGCCAGATATGCCATGGTCAAAATTTCCATTTTCTGGTTTTATTGCAATGTTGGCTACATTGTGCACTCTTTTAGCCGACTTTTTGGGGACACAATATTATGAAAGGAAACACCTGAAGGAGCAGAATGGTGTCATAACAAGCGGCCATATTGAGGAACAGCAGAATTGGCCTGAATTAATGCCTGCTTCATCTGTTGAGGATGGAAATGAAAAGACGCCAGATGAAGAACATGGTGACAGACACATGCATATTGTAGGTATGCGTGCTCATGCAGCATCCCATAGTCATAGTCATCCCCATGGTCATCATTCTTGTGAAGATGAAACACATGAGCATGTTCataagcaatttgggcatacacaTACAGAACACATTGTGACTGAACCTTCTCAAAACATTCGACATATTGTAGTTTCCCAG GTTCTAGAAATGGGAATCGTCTCACATTCAGTTATCATTGGTCTTTCGCTTGGAGTTTCTCAGAGTCCATGTACAGTTAGACCCCTAATGGGAGCATTATGCTTTCATCAATTTTTTGAAGGCTTTGCACTCGGAGGCTGTGTTTCTCAG GCAGGTTTCAAATCTCTCTCAGCTACCATCATGGcctctttctttgcaatcactaCTCCTGTAGGAATTGGCATTGGTATTGGAATATCTTCCATATACAATCCAAATAGCCCAAGAGCACTTGTTGTGGAGGGTATATTTGATTCTATATCTGCAGGAATTCTCATATATATGGCTTTGGTAGATCTCATTGCAGCAGATTTTCTCAGCAAGGGAATGTGTTGCAATCCAAGATTGCAGGTTGTATCATACATTGCCTTAATTATAGGTGGTCTTATGATGTCATCCCTTGCAATATGGGCATGA
- the LOC131045781 gene encoding zinc transporter 4, chloroplastic isoform X2, giving the protein MGTSDCGVFKDEECRDKQAALYLKTIAIFVILVSGAFGVALPLCGRRLNFIRTSGNFFVIAKAFAAGVILATGFVHMLSDAEAALTDECLPDMPWSKFPFSGFIAMLATLCTLLADFLGTQYYERKHLKEQNGVITSGHIEEQQNWPELMPASSVEDGNEKTPDEEHGDRHMHIVGMRAHAASHSHSHPHGHHSCEDETHEHVHKQFGHTHTEHIVTEPSQNIRHIVVSQVLEMGIVSHSVIIGLSLGVSQSPCTVRPLMGALCFHQFFEGFALGGCVSQAGFKSLSATIMASFFAITTPVGIGIGIGISSIYNPNSPRALVVEGIFDSISAGILIYMALVDLIAADFLSKGMCCNPRLQVVSYIALIIGGLMMSSLAIWA; this is encoded by the exons ATGGGAACTTCTGACTGTGGAGTTTTCAAGGATGAGGAATGCCGAGACAAGCAGGCTGCCTTGTATTTAAAGACAATTGCCATTTTTGTGATTCTCGTATCAGGTGCTTTTGGAGTGGCATTGCCTCTTTGTGGAAGGAGATTGAACTTTATCAGGACAAGTGGAAACTTTTTTGTGATCGCTAAGGCCTTTGCTGCCGGAGTTATTCTAGCAACAGGTTTTGTTCATATGCTATCAGATGCTGAAGCAGCTCTTACTGATGAGTGTTTGCCAGATATGCCATGGTCAAAATTTCCATTTTCTGGTTTTATTGCAATGTTGGCTACATTGTGCACTCTTTTAGCCGACTTTTTGGGGACACAATATTATGAAAGGAAACACCTGAAGGAGCAGAATGGTGTCATAACAAGCGGCCATATTGAGGAACAGCAGAATTGGCCTGAATTAATGCCTGCTTCATCTGTTGAGGATGGAAATGAAAAGACGCCAGATGAAGAACATGGTGACAGACACATGCATATTGTAGGTATGCGTGCTCATGCAGCATCCCATAGTCATAGTCATCCCCATGGTCATCATTCTTGTGAAGATGAAACACATGAGCATGTTCataagcaatttgggcatacacaTACAGAACACATTGTGACTGAACCTTCTCAAAACATTCGACATATTGTAGTTTCCCAG GTTCTAGAAATGGGAATCGTCTCACATTCAGTTATCATTGGTCTTTCGCTTGGAGTTTCTCAGAGTCCATGTACAGTTAGACCCCTAATGGGAGCATTATGCTTTCATCAATTTTTTGAAGGCTTTGCACTCGGAGGCTGTGTTTCTCAG GCAGGTTTCAAATCTCTCTCAGCTACCATCATGGcctctttctttgcaatcactaCTCCTGTAGGAATTGGCATTGGTATTGGAATATCTTCCATATACAATCCAAATAGCCCAAGAGCACTTGTTGTGGAGGGTATATTTGATTCTATATCTGCAGGAATTCTCATATATATGGCTTTGGTAGATCTCATTGCAGCAGATTTTCTCAGCAAGGGAATGTGTTGCAATCCAAGATTGCAGGTTGTATCATACATTGCCTTAATTATAGGTGGTCTTATGATGTCATCCCTTGCAATATGGGCATGA